A single genomic interval of Microcebus murinus isolate Inina chromosome 24, M.murinus_Inina_mat1.0, whole genome shotgun sequence harbors:
- the R3HCC1 gene encoding R3H and coiled-coil domain-containing protein 1 isoform X2 gives MGAGGCDAQAAAALPPVTLALLCLDGVFLSSAENDFVHGIQEELDRFLLQKQLSNRLRYLIHRTAENFDLLSSFSVGEGWKRRTVICHLDIRVPSSDGLSGPCRPLASHPGKYRGPRPTSNQGVTAGARGARAGRWHGRRPDQPLYVPRVLRRQEDWALSSTPGLKGEPPAGGVPEEPREVGAGDPNSDQGLPVLVTQGTEDLKGPGQSCKNEPRLDLVGPEPPGYKSPSGKGDMVEKATQLVSSLQLGLEAGQESQLEKTMVAEEGEEEEVEEEGPGSCSEDDHSELLQEIMDNLTEKEIQIEKVHVDLSSFVEELPVEKDFAHVVEIYDFEPALKTEDLLATFSEFQEKGFKIQWVDDTHALGIFPCLASAAEALTREFSALKIRPLTQGTKQSKLKALQRPKLLRLAKERPQTNTAVARRLVARALGLQHKKKERPTVQTLLSP, from the exons GCGGGCGGCTGCGACGCGCAGGCGGCCGCG GCTCTCCCACCTGTCACCCTGGCCCTTCTCTGCCTGGACGGTGTCTTCCTCTCCTCAGCCGAGAATGACTTTGTCCACGGGATCCAGGAGGAGTTGGACCGCTTCCTGCTGCAGAAGCAGCTGTCGAA TCGCCTCCGGTACCTGATCCACAGAACAGCAGAGAATTTTGATCTCCTGAGCAGCTTCTCTGTTGGGGAGGGCTGGAAGAGGAGGACGGTCATCTGTCACCTCGACATCAG GGTACCCAGTTCAGATGGCCTCTCTGGCCCCTGCCGCCCTCTTGCGTCCCACCCTGGCAAGTACCGTGGTCCTCGGCCTACCTCAAACCAGGGAGTGACTGCTGGTGCCCGCGGTGCACGGGCTGGCCGGTGGCATGGACGCAGGCCGGACCAGCCTTTGTATGTGCCCCGCGTGCTGCGCAGACAAGAAGACTGGGCGCTGAGCTCTACCCCGGGGCTCAAGGGAGAGCCCCCAGCTGGTGGGGTCCCAGAAGAGCCTAGAGAAGTTGGTGCTGGGGACCCCAACTCTGATCAGGGACTCCCTGTGTTGGTGACTCAGGGAACAGAGGACTTAAAGGGCCCAGGCCAAAGTTGCAAGAATGAGCCACGGCTGGACCTGGTTGGTCCTGAGCCGCCAGGGTATAAGAGTCCCTCAGGGAAGGGAGACATGGTGGAGAAGGCCACACAGCTTGTGTCCAGCCTGCAGCTGGGCCTGGAAGCAGGACAAGAGAGTCAGCTGGAGAAGACTAtggtggcagaggagggagaggaagaagaagtgGAAGAGGAGGGGCCTGGCAGCTGCTCGGAGGACGATCACAGTGAGCTGCTGCAGGAG ATCATGGACAACCTGACTGAGAAGGAGATTCAGATAGAGAAGGTCCACGTGGACCTGTCCTCCTTCGTGGAGGAGCTGCCCGTAGAGAAGGACTTTGCCCACGTGGTGGAGATCTACGACTTTGAGCCAGCACTCAAGACTGAGGACCTGCTGGCCACATTTTCTGAGTTCCA AGAGAAGGGGTTCAAGATTCAGTGGGTGGATGACACGCACGCTCTCGGCATCTTTCCCTGCCTGGCCTCAG CTGCCGAAGCCCTGACCAGGGAGTTCTCAGCGCTCAAGATCCGGCCCCTCACGCAGGGAACCAAGCAGTCCAAACTCAAAGCCTTACAGAGGCCAA AACTCCTGCGTCTGGCGAAGGAGAGGCCACAGACAAACACGGCCGTGGCCCGGAGGCTGGTGGCCCGGGCCCTGGGGCTCCAACACAAGAAGAAAGAGCGGCCTACTGTCCAGACTCTCCTGTCGCCCTGA
- the R3HCC1 gene encoding R3H and coiled-coil domain-containing protein 1 isoform X3: MGAGGCDAQAAAALPPVTLALLCLDGVFLSSAENDFVHGIQEELDRFLLQKQLSKVLLFPPLSSRLRYLIHRTAENFDLLSSFSVGEGWKRRTVICHLDIRVPSSDGLSGPCRPLASHPGKYRGPRPTSNQGVTAGARGARAGRWHGRRPDQPLYVPRVLRRQEDWALSSTPGLKGEPPAGGVPEEPREVGAGDPNSDQGLPVLVTQGTEDLKGPGQSCKNEPRLDLVGPEPPGYKSPSGKGDMVEKATQLVSSLQLGLEAGQESQLEKTMVAEEGEEEEVEEEGPGSCSEDDHSELLQEIMDNLTEKEIQIEKVHVDLSSFVEELPVEKDFAHVVEIYDFEPALKTEDLLATFSEFHCRSPDQGVLSAQDPAPHAGNQAVQTQSLTEAKTPASGEGEATDKHGRGPEAGGPGPGAPTQEERAAYCPDSPVALRPQRPSRTGSRWG, encoded by the exons GCGGGCGGCTGCGACGCGCAGGCGGCCGCG GCTCTCCCACCTGTCACCCTGGCCCTTCTCTGCCTGGACGGTGTCTTCCTCTCCTCAGCCGAGAATGACTTTGTCCACGGGATCCAGGAGGAGTTGGACCGCTTCCTGCTGCAGAAGCAGCTGTCGAA GGTTCTTCTTTTTCCCCCACTCTCCAGTCGCCTCCGGTACCTGATCCACAGAACAGCAGAGAATTTTGATCTCCTGAGCAGCTTCTCTGTTGGGGAGGGCTGGAAGAGGAGGACGGTCATCTGTCACCTCGACATCAG GGTACCCAGTTCAGATGGCCTCTCTGGCCCCTGCCGCCCTCTTGCGTCCCACCCTGGCAAGTACCGTGGTCCTCGGCCTACCTCAAACCAGGGAGTGACTGCTGGTGCCCGCGGTGCACGGGCTGGCCGGTGGCATGGACGCAGGCCGGACCAGCCTTTGTATGTGCCCCGCGTGCTGCGCAGACAAGAAGACTGGGCGCTGAGCTCTACCCCGGGGCTCAAGGGAGAGCCCCCAGCTGGTGGGGTCCCAGAAGAGCCTAGAGAAGTTGGTGCTGGGGACCCCAACTCTGATCAGGGACTCCCTGTGTTGGTGACTCAGGGAACAGAGGACTTAAAGGGCCCAGGCCAAAGTTGCAAGAATGAGCCACGGCTGGACCTGGTTGGTCCTGAGCCGCCAGGGTATAAGAGTCCCTCAGGGAAGGGAGACATGGTGGAGAAGGCCACACAGCTTGTGTCCAGCCTGCAGCTGGGCCTGGAAGCAGGACAAGAGAGTCAGCTGGAGAAGACTAtggtggcagaggagggagaggaagaagaagtgGAAGAGGAGGGGCCTGGCAGCTGCTCGGAGGACGATCACAGTGAGCTGCTGCAGGAG ATCATGGACAACCTGACTGAGAAGGAGATTCAGATAGAGAAGGTCCACGTGGACCTGTCCTCCTTCGTGGAGGAGCTGCCCGTAGAGAAGGACTTTGCCCACGTGGTGGAGATCTACGACTTTGAGCCAGCACTCAAGACTGAGGACCTGCTGGCCACATTTTCTGAGTTCCA CTGCCGAAGCCCTGACCAGGGAGTTCTCAGCGCTCAAGATCCGGCCCCTCACGCAGGGAACCAAGCAGTCCAAACTCAAAGCCTTACAGAGGCCAA AACTCCTGCGTCTGGCGAAGGAGAGGCCACAGACAAACACGGCCGTGGCCCGGAGGCTGGTGGCCCGGGCCCTGGGGCTCCAACACAAGAAGAAAGAGCGGCCTACTGTCCAGACTCTCCTGTCGCCCTGAGGCCCCAGAGGCCCAGCCGGACTGGATCCCGCTGGGGCTGA
- the R3HCC1 gene encoding R3H and coiled-coil domain-containing protein 1 isoform X1 — protein MGAGGCDAQAAAALPPVTLALLCLDGVFLSSAENDFVHGIQEELDRFLLQKQLSKVLLFPPLSSRLRYLIHRTAENFDLLSSFSVGEGWKRRTVICHLDIRVPSSDGLSGPCRPLASHPGKYRGPRPTSNQGVTAGARGARAGRWHGRRPDQPLYVPRVLRRQEDWALSSTPGLKGEPPAGGVPEEPREVGAGDPNSDQGLPVLVTQGTEDLKGPGQSCKNEPRLDLVGPEPPGYKSPSGKGDMVEKATQLVSSLQLGLEAGQESQLEKTMVAEEGEEEEVEEEGPGSCSEDDHSELLQEIMDNLTEKEIQIEKVHVDLSSFVEELPVEKDFAHVVEIYDFEPALKTEDLLATFSEFQEKGFKIQWVDDTHALGIFPCLASAAEALTREFSALKIRPLTQGTKQSKLKALQRPKLLRLAKERPQTNTAVARRLVARALGLQHKKKERPTVQTLLSP, from the exons GCGGGCGGCTGCGACGCGCAGGCGGCCGCG GCTCTCCCACCTGTCACCCTGGCCCTTCTCTGCCTGGACGGTGTCTTCCTCTCCTCAGCCGAGAATGACTTTGTCCACGGGATCCAGGAGGAGTTGGACCGCTTCCTGCTGCAGAAGCAGCTGTCGAA GGTTCTTCTTTTTCCCCCACTCTCCAGTCGCCTCCGGTACCTGATCCACAGAACAGCAGAGAATTTTGATCTCCTGAGCAGCTTCTCTGTTGGGGAGGGCTGGAAGAGGAGGACGGTCATCTGTCACCTCGACATCAG GGTACCCAGTTCAGATGGCCTCTCTGGCCCCTGCCGCCCTCTTGCGTCCCACCCTGGCAAGTACCGTGGTCCTCGGCCTACCTCAAACCAGGGAGTGACTGCTGGTGCCCGCGGTGCACGGGCTGGCCGGTGGCATGGACGCAGGCCGGACCAGCCTTTGTATGTGCCCCGCGTGCTGCGCAGACAAGAAGACTGGGCGCTGAGCTCTACCCCGGGGCTCAAGGGAGAGCCCCCAGCTGGTGGGGTCCCAGAAGAGCCTAGAGAAGTTGGTGCTGGGGACCCCAACTCTGATCAGGGACTCCCTGTGTTGGTGACTCAGGGAACAGAGGACTTAAAGGGCCCAGGCCAAAGTTGCAAGAATGAGCCACGGCTGGACCTGGTTGGTCCTGAGCCGCCAGGGTATAAGAGTCCCTCAGGGAAGGGAGACATGGTGGAGAAGGCCACACAGCTTGTGTCCAGCCTGCAGCTGGGCCTGGAAGCAGGACAAGAGAGTCAGCTGGAGAAGACTAtggtggcagaggagggagaggaagaagaagtgGAAGAGGAGGGGCCTGGCAGCTGCTCGGAGGACGATCACAGTGAGCTGCTGCAGGAG ATCATGGACAACCTGACTGAGAAGGAGATTCAGATAGAGAAGGTCCACGTGGACCTGTCCTCCTTCGTGGAGGAGCTGCCCGTAGAGAAGGACTTTGCCCACGTGGTGGAGATCTACGACTTTGAGCCAGCACTCAAGACTGAGGACCTGCTGGCCACATTTTCTGAGTTCCA AGAGAAGGGGTTCAAGATTCAGTGGGTGGATGACACGCACGCTCTCGGCATCTTTCCCTGCCTGGCCTCAG CTGCCGAAGCCCTGACCAGGGAGTTCTCAGCGCTCAAGATCCGGCCCCTCACGCAGGGAACCAAGCAGTCCAAACTCAAAGCCTTACAGAGGCCAA AACTCCTGCGTCTGGCGAAGGAGAGGCCACAGACAAACACGGCCGTGGCCCGGAGGCTGGTGGCCCGGGCCCTGGGGCTCCAACACAAGAAGAAAGAGCGGCCTACTGTCCAGACTCTCCTGTCGCCCTGA